A single genomic interval of Ischnura elegans chromosome 3, ioIscEleg1.1, whole genome shotgun sequence harbors:
- the LOC124155765 gene encoding putative nuclease HARBI1, with protein sequence MAVSQPTVSRCVTKVTSSICDRLHQWINFPQTDNEMAAVQERFRANAGFPGIVGLIDCTHISIVTPAIHAEGYRNRKGYFSLNTQMTCDDRMVITNVVTYPGSVHDQFIWNFCQLKNIMRNTDGGYFLLGDSGYALEPWLITPLPQAEEGTPEYRFTMAHCHTRNKIERVFGVLKARWRCLLKDRTLHYTPEKASKIVVCCAILHNIMMHHRIPLPENEVFEDLQDNGQRGDMFGGDQLTIARRRQMNIIQRYFTI encoded by the exons ATGGCAGTGAGCCAGCCCACTGTGAGCAGGTGTGTCACCAAAGTGACTTCCAGTATCTGCGACCGCCTACACCAGTGGATTAATTTTCCCCAAACAGACAATGAAATGGCGGCGGTACAAGAAAG ATTTAGAGCTAATGCTGGATTTCCCGGAATAGTTGGGTTAATTGACTGCACCCATATCTCCATCGTCACTCCTGCCATTCATGCAGAAGGATATAGGAACAGAAAAGGCTACTTCTCTCTTAATACACAGATG ACGTGTGATGATAGAATGGTAATAACTAATGTGGTCACATACCCTGGGTCTGTACACGACCAATTTATATGGAACTTCTGCCAATTAAAGAACATAATGAGAAACActgatggaggatattttttgctag GAGATTCTGGGTATGCATTGGAGCCATGGTTGATCACTCCACTGCCCCAAGCTGAGGAGGGAACTCCGGAATACAGATTCACCATGGCCCACTGCCATACaaggaataaaatagaaagggTGTTCGGAGTTTTAAAAGCAAGGTGGAGATGCCTATTGAAAGACCGAACTTTGCACTACACCCCAGAGAAGGCATCCAAGATTGTTGTTTGTTGTGcaatactgcacaacataatGATGCACCATCG AATTCCACTGCCAGAAAATGAAGTCTTTGAAGATTTACAAGATAATGGCCAGAGGGGAGACATGTTTGGGGGAGATCAACTCACCATAGCAAGGAGGAGGCAGATGAATATCATCCAACGTTATTTCaccatataa